The following are encoded together in the Lathyrus oleraceus cultivar Zhongwan6 chromosome 3, CAAS_Psat_ZW6_1.0, whole genome shotgun sequence genome:
- the LOC127129368 gene encoding serine/threonine-protein kinase EDR1, producing MAPEVLRNEPSNEKSDVYSFGVILWELATEKIPWDTLNAMQVIGAVGFMNHRLEILEDVDPQWTSIIESCWHTDPASRPTFQELLERLKELQRRYTIQFQAARSGGGEVTQKES from the exons ATGGCACCAGAAGTTCTTCGTAACGAACCCTCAAATGAAAA GTCCGACGTATACAGTTTTGGAGTCATATTGTGGGAACTTGCAACAGAAAAAATTCCTTGGGATACTCTCAATGCAATGCAG GTTATTGGAGCTGTGGGGTTTATGAACCATCGGCTAGAAATTCTAGAAGATGTTGATCCACAGTGGACTTCTATAATCGAGAGTTGTTGGCATAC TGATCCGGCTAGCCGACCAACATTCCAGGAACTGCTGGAAAGGCTTAAAGAGCTGCAAAGACGGTATACGATTCAGTTTCAAGCAGCCAGATCTGGTGGTGGTGAAGTCACTCAAAAGGAATCCTAG